In the genome of Deinococcus deserti VCD115, one region contains:
- a CDS encoding Ig-like domain-containing protein codes for MQKRTVVLLPFLTLIVACGGTGAPSDREAPVIRNLYPTVFKGNLQMDGSIMVAFSEEMNPASLQAAVKLQDSTGATVPATVTTGSSSASIKPSSALKSSTSYTLVVTREAKDLAGNQLAAESRTAYMTEATPYTIRLNHFTASRYDTATVTATFTYTGTEEAGSIWVRASCSEDGYSYLSTSLATAATPSKWTPGQTQNIFLRHSGGYPYFTDNTVRCRFSSDDSANTRRVIVN; via the coding sequence ATGCAAAAACGCACAGTGGTTCTGCTGCCTTTCCTGACCTTGATTGTTGCTTGCGGAGGCACAGGTGCACCTTCTGATCGGGAGGCTCCAGTTATCCGCAACCTGTACCCAACGGTCTTTAAGGGGAATCTGCAGATGGATGGCAGCATTATGGTGGCCTTCAGTGAGGAGATGAATCCGGCCTCACTACAGGCAGCGGTGAAGCTTCAGGACAGCACTGGGGCGACTGTGCCAGCCACTGTGACCACTGGGTCATCCTCCGCCAGTATCAAACCAAGCTCGGCGCTTAAATCAAGCACTTCATATACGTTAGTGGTGACACGCGAAGCGAAAGACCTGGCTGGGAACCAGCTGGCTGCGGAGTCACGCACGGCTTATATGACGGAAGCGACCCCCTACACTATCCGCCTTAACCACTTCACAGCTTCTCGGTATGACACAGCCACCGTCACAGCCACTTTCACTTATACCGGCACGGAAGAAGCGGGCAGCATTTGGGTGAGAGCCTCCTGCTCGGAGGACGGGTATTCATATCTGTCCACATCGCTGGCTACCGCTGCAACTCCCAGCAAATGGACGCCCGGGCAAACACAGAACATCTTTTTGCGCCATTCTGGAGGCTACCCCTACTTTACAGACAACACTGTCCGCTGCCGATTTTCCTCTGATGATTCAGCGAATACGCGCCGAGTCATAGTGAACTAA
- a CDS encoding helix-turn-helix domain-containing protein has translation MTAKGKNGDALAGHYTMGGRPLTHLGYGTCRPVPYVARVTVREACQARGLSVYQVAMSGLAQGTIDAGTVYRLARGDTSRIDLPTLATVAGIIDALSGQPVGVSELLSLEEAEE, from the coding sequence ATGACGGCGAAAGGAAAGAATGGGGACGCGCTGGCCGGGCATTACACGATGGGCGGCAGACCCCTGACCCACCTGGGCTACGGCACCTGCCGCCCTGTCCCTTACGTGGCCCGTGTGACGGTGCGGGAAGCCTGCCAGGCGCGGGGCCTGAGCGTGTATCAAGTCGCCATGTCCGGTTTAGCTCAGGGCACCATAGACGCAGGCACCGTGTACCGGCTGGCCCGTGGGGACACATCGCGTATTGATCTGCCCACCTTGGCAACCGTGGCGGGAATTATTGACGCCCTGAGCGGGCAGCCAGTGGGCGTCTCGGAGCTGCTGAGTTTGGAAGAGGCGGAAGAGTAA